A DNA window from Paenibacillus sp. HWE-109 contains the following coding sequences:
- a CDS encoding ABC transporter permease yields the protein MPKVEKINNVRVRTPSERRNWLFDMKRDYDLYLLLLPGVLALIIFKFLPMYGILIAFKEFNLFDGVWGSPWAGFKYFEELFNDSKFYTVLGNTLLINFYKLVFQFPLPIMLALMINEARNLMFKRVTQTITYLPHFLSWVIISAIFINVLSPLTGILKDVFAMLGMSNIMMIADERFFRSVLVASAAWKETGWSSIIYLSAILAVDPQLYEAAKMDGAGKFRQIWHVTLPGIRSVIVFIIMLRIGAALGNDLEQVLMFYSPFVYSVGDVIGTYVYRIGLGQFKYSFTTALGLFQSLIGMGLIVGANYVSKKFGERSLW from the coding sequence ATGCCGAAAGTTGAGAAGATAAACAACGTCAGAGTAAGAACTCCCTCTGAGCGAAGGAATTGGCTGTTCGATATGAAGCGGGATTACGATCTGTATCTGTTATTGTTGCCGGGTGTCCTTGCGCTGATTATTTTTAAATTCTTGCCCATGTATGGAATTTTAATCGCTTTCAAGGAATTCAATCTGTTTGACGGAGTGTGGGGAAGCCCATGGGCTGGGTTCAAGTATTTTGAGGAACTATTTAACGATTCGAAGTTTTATACGGTGCTGGGAAATACGCTGCTCATTAATTTTTATAAGCTAGTCTTTCAATTCCCGCTGCCCATCATGCTGGCGCTAATGATTAATGAAGCCCGCAACCTGATGTTTAAACGAGTTACACAAACAATTACTTATTTGCCGCACTTCTTGTCGTGGGTAATTATTAGCGCGATTTTCATCAACGTGTTGTCTCCGCTGACTGGGATATTGAAAGATGTCTTCGCGATGCTCGGCATGAGCAACATCATGATGATTGCGGACGAACGTTTTTTCCGCAGTGTGCTCGTGGCATCGGCAGCCTGGAAAGAAACGGGATGGTCATCCATTATTTATTTGTCAGCTATTCTTGCTGTTGACCCCCAATTGTACGAAGCAGCCAAAATGGATGGCGCCGGCAAGTTCAGACAAATTTGGCATGTCACACTGCCGGGGATACGTAGCGTGATCGTATTTATTATCATGCTGAGAATTGGAGCGGCGCTCGGGAATGATTTGGAGCAAGTGCTGATGTTCTACAGTCCTTTCGTTTACAGTGTTGGAGATGTTATCGGAACTTATGTGTACCGGATTGGTTTGGGCCAATTTAAATACAGCTTTACAACTGCCCTGGGACTTTTTCAGTCATTGATTGGTATGGGACTTATTGTAGGGGCGAACTATGTAAGCAAAAAATTCGGCGAGAGAAGTCTCTGGTAA